A genome region from Dickeya dadantii NCPPB 898 includes the following:
- the flgB gene encoding flagellar basal body rod protein FlgB, with translation MLDKLDTALRFQQEALNLRAQRQEILAANIANADTPGYQARDIDFASELNKVMEQGRASGQSVSLSLTSARHIPAQTVQPPELDLLYRVPTQPALDGNTVDMDRERTNFADNSLKYQSSLTLIGGQIKGMMSVLQSGSS, from the coding sequence ATGCTCGATAAATTGGATACCGCGCTACGGTTTCAGCAAGAAGCATTGAATCTCCGTGCCCAGCGTCAGGAGATTCTGGCTGCCAACATTGCCAACGCGGATACTCCTGGTTATCAGGCGCGTGACATTGATTTTGCCAGCGAACTGAACAAGGTCATGGAGCAAGGGCGTGCCAGCGGTCAATCCGTATCGCTGAGCCTGACGTCTGCACGTCATATTCCCGCTCAGACAGTACAGCCGCCCGAACTTGATCTGCTTTATCGTGTCCCGACTCAGCCGGCTCTTGATGGAAACACGGTCGATATGGATCGCGAGCGTACCAACTTCGCGGATAACAGCCTCAAGTATCAGAGCAGCCTGACGCTCATCGGCGGGCAGATCAAA
- the flgA gene encoding flagellar basal body P-ring formation chaperone FlgA, which translates to MPDIRKYIQLSILGILFAPVLVNAADLASQISRFFSDNFKGSSNTINVVVKTPEAQWLDCENPQISLPGNAKMWGNLSVSVRCSQERRFVQVEVQVTGNYVVAAAPIGRGAELTSGDIRTIRGRIDQLPPRALFTPEEAQGAVALRDIAPGQALTQVMIRKPWVIRAGQNVQILAQGDGFSVRSEGKAMNNAASGQSARARTASGQVVSGIATDDGIILISQ; encoded by the coding sequence ATGCCGGATATCAGAAAATACATACAGTTATCGATTTTGGGCATCCTGTTTGCCCCGGTACTGGTGAATGCTGCCGATCTTGCATCACAAATTTCCCGTTTCTTTTCGGATAATTTTAAAGGTTCATCCAATACGATTAATGTGGTGGTGAAGACGCCTGAGGCCCAATGGCTCGACTGTGAAAATCCGCAAATTTCACTGCCGGGTAATGCCAAAATGTGGGGCAATCTTTCGGTGTCTGTGCGCTGTAGCCAAGAGCGGCGTTTTGTTCAGGTTGAAGTACAGGTTACTGGGAACTATGTGGTCGCCGCAGCGCCTATCGGCCGGGGAGCTGAGCTGACATCCGGCGATATTCGAACCATCCGCGGCAGGATCGATCAACTTCCTCCCCGTGCTTTGTTCACCCCGGAAGAGGCCCAAGGCGCGGTGGCGTTGCGGGATATCGCGCCAGGTCAGGCCCTTACCCAGGTCATGATTAGGAAACCCTGGGTGATCCGTGCCGGGCAAAACGTGCAGATTCTGGCCCAGGGGGATGGCTTTAGCGTACGTAGCGAAGGAAAGGCCATGAACAATGCGGCTTCAGGTCAGTCTGCCAGAGCCCGCACGGCTTCAGGGCAGGTTGTATCCGGCATCGCCACCGACGATGGGATTATTCTGATCTCGCAATAA
- the flgM gene encoding flagellar biosynthesis anti-sigma factor FlgM — MSIDRTQSVKPVSQVQPRDTGDVAKLKRKEETGQQSGVTGTQVKLSDAQSKLMQPSSQDIDMQRVETLKQAIRDGSLKMNVGKIADALIKDAQDLISGD; from the coding sequence ATGAGCATTGATCGGACCCAGTCAGTCAAACCGGTAAGCCAGGTTCAACCCCGGGATACCGGCGACGTAGCAAAATTGAAGCGGAAGGAAGAAACAGGGCAGCAAAGCGGTGTGACCGGAACTCAGGTTAAACTGAGCGATGCACAGTCCAAGCTGATGCAACCGTCGTCGCAGGACATCGATATGCAGCGCGTGGAAACCCTGAAGCAGGCTATTCGTGACGGCTCATTAAAAATGAACGTTGGTAAAATTGCCGATGCATTAATTAAAGATGCTCAGGACTTAATCTCAGGCGACTAA
- a CDS encoding flagella synthesis protein FlgN produces the protein MEKLVKLLEQLLFNMRELEAVLSDEQLLLCAGHVDGPALQVVTDKKGSLLSTIQHLDKIRLQGESVLRVKAPYSNHAALEQTWQQITALSESLRDKNQHNGLLLGYHLDHNEKALAVLKPRHAQSLYGPDGQSRSNSISGRRISI, from the coding sequence ATGGAAAAACTTGTAAAGCTGCTGGAGCAACTTCTGTTCAACATGCGTGAACTTGAAGCTGTGCTGTCTGATGAGCAGTTGTTGCTCTGCGCAGGCCATGTTGATGGGCCAGCTCTGCAAGTGGTTACCGATAAAAAGGGTTCTTTATTATCGACTATCCAGCATTTGGATAAAATTCGCCTGCAGGGAGAATCAGTGTTGCGTGTGAAAGCACCTTATTCTAACCATGCCGCCCTGGAGCAAACCTGGCAACAGATCACCGCGTTAAGTGAGTCACTGCGCGATAAAAACCAGCACAACGGCTTACTGCTTGGTTATCATCTCGATCATAATGAAAAAGCGTTGGCGGTGCTGAAACCTCGTCACGCACAGTCTCTGTACGGGCCGGACGGCCAATCTCGCAGCAATTCGATTTCTGGTCGGCGAATCAGTATCTGA
- a CDS encoding flagellar protein FlhE codes for MKKVLIAGFISLAAGAFSFSAHAQQGGWNTNLTGPSFQYKGALASSPALLPPSGLGVTAAQSVTVIYWRYQLKSPAPIDLAVKLCAANRCVNLDGASGQTYGLQGVPANSEFRMLFYVPGSGRMVTSVDVASNEISVNYK; via the coding sequence ATGAAGAAAGTGTTGATAGCCGGTTTTATTAGTTTAGCGGCAGGGGCGTTTTCATTCAGCGCCCACGCTCAACAAGGCGGGTGGAATACAAACCTGACCGGGCCATCATTTCAATACAAGGGGGCGCTGGCTTCTTCGCCGGCGCTACTTCCTCCCTCGGGATTGGGCGTAACGGCAGCCCAGTCCGTGACGGTAATCTACTGGCGATACCAACTGAAATCTCCGGCCCCGATAGATCTTGCCGTCAAGCTTTGCGCTGCTAATCGTTGCGTCAATCTGGATGGCGCCAGCGGGCAAACCTACGGATTGCAGGGCGTACCTGCCAACAGCGAGTTTAGGATGTTGTTCTATGTACCCGGAAGCGGGCGGATGGTTACGTCGGTGGATGTGGCATCCAATGAAATATCGGTGAACTATAAATAG
- the flhA gene encoding flagellar biosynthesis protein FlhA, with the protein MANLASLLRLPGNMKGSQWQILAGPVLILLILSMMVLPLPPFVLDLLFTFNIALSIMVLLVAMFTQRTLDFAAFPTILLFSTLLRLSLNVASTRVILMDGHTGAGAAGRVVEAFGHFLVGGNFAIGIVVFIILVLINFMVITKGAGRIAEVGARFTLDGMPGKQMAIDADLNAGLIGEDEAKKRRSEVTQEADFYGSMDGASKFVRGDAVAGLMIMAINIIGGLLVGVVQHDMVLGQAVENYTLLTIGDGLVAQIPALVISTAAGVIVTRVSTDQDVGQQMVTQLFNNPRVMILSAGVLGLIGLVPGMPNFVFLLFTGALLGLAWWMKKGESKAEFAANEAAATAPAAPQVVEASWSDVQLEDPLGMEVGYRLIPMVDFQQNGELLGRIRSIRKKFAQEMGFLPPVVHIRDNLDLQPASYRILMKGVEIGSGEAHPGRWMAINPGNAVGTLPGDLTKDPAFGLPAIWIESALKEQAQTQGYTVVEASTVVATHLNHLLSLHASELFGRQEAQQLMDRVSQEMPKLTEDFIPGVVTLTTLHKVLQNLLSEQVSIRDMRTVIETLAEQAPVQTDPYELTTAVRIALGRAITQQWFPGDTELQVIGLDSALERLLLQALQGGGGLEPGLSDRLLEQAKQALQRQEMLGAPPVLLVNHALRGLLSRFLRRSLPQIAVLSNLEISDSRQIRMTSMIGESS; encoded by the coding sequence ATGGCTAATCTGGCCTCTTTGCTTCGCCTACCAGGCAATATGAAAGGTTCACAATGGCAGATTTTGGCAGGACCTGTTCTGATATTGCTCATCTTGTCGATGATGGTTCTGCCGTTGCCACCGTTTGTTCTGGACTTGCTGTTTACGTTCAACATCGCACTGTCCATCATGGTGCTGCTGGTCGCCATGTTTACCCAGCGCACACTCGATTTTGCCGCCTTTCCCACCATCCTGCTGTTTTCCACGCTGTTGCGTCTGTCGCTCAACGTGGCATCGACACGTGTCATTCTGATGGATGGGCATACCGGCGCCGGCGCCGCCGGACGTGTGGTTGAAGCATTCGGCCATTTCCTGGTCGGCGGCAACTTCGCTATCGGTATTGTGGTGTTCATTATCCTGGTGCTGATCAACTTTATGGTTATCACGAAGGGTGCTGGCCGTATCGCTGAGGTGGGCGCGCGCTTTACGTTGGACGGTATGCCGGGTAAGCAAATGGCCATCGATGCCGACCTGAATGCCGGGTTGATCGGTGAAGATGAAGCCAAGAAGCGGCGTTCTGAAGTAACCCAGGAGGCGGATTTCTACGGCTCTATGGATGGTGCCAGTAAGTTCGTGCGAGGTGACGCCGTCGCCGGGCTGATGATTATGGCTATCAACATCATTGGTGGGCTGCTGGTAGGGGTAGTTCAGCATGATATGGTGCTGGGGCAGGCGGTTGAGAACTACACGCTGTTGACCATCGGTGATGGTCTGGTGGCGCAAATCCCTGCTCTGGTGATTTCAACCGCGGCCGGTGTGATCGTGACTCGCGTCAGTACCGATCAGGATGTTGGCCAGCAGATGGTGACTCAGCTGTTCAATAACCCGCGCGTCATGATCCTGAGCGCCGGGGTGTTGGGGCTGATCGGTTTGGTCCCCGGCATGCCTAACTTTGTTTTCCTGCTTTTCACCGGCGCGTTGTTAGGGTTGGCCTGGTGGATGAAGAAAGGAGAAAGCAAAGCGGAGTTTGCGGCGAATGAAGCGGCGGCTACGGCACCTGCTGCACCGCAGGTGGTGGAGGCCAGTTGGTCTGATGTACAACTGGAAGATCCGCTTGGCATGGAAGTAGGGTACCGCCTGATTCCGATGGTCGACTTTCAGCAAAATGGCGAGTTGCTCGGGCGTATTCGTAGTATCAGAAAGAAATTTGCTCAGGAAATGGGCTTTCTGCCCCCGGTGGTGCACATTCGGGACAATCTGGATCTGCAACCGGCCAGCTATCGTATCCTGATGAAAGGGGTTGAGATCGGCAGCGGAGAAGCCCATCCGGGGCGCTGGATGGCGATTAACCCCGGCAATGCGGTAGGCACCTTGCCAGGGGATTTGACGAAAGACCCCGCTTTTGGCTTGCCTGCGATCTGGATTGAAAGTGCGCTGAAAGAGCAGGCGCAAACACAGGGGTACACCGTGGTTGAGGCCAGCACGGTCGTGGCTACGCACCTGAATCATTTACTCAGTCTGCATGCCAGTGAGTTGTTCGGTCGCCAGGAAGCGCAGCAATTGATGGACCGTGTGTCTCAGGAAATGCCGAAGCTGACCGAAGACTTTATTCCGGGCGTGGTGACCTTAACGACCCTGCACAAGGTGCTGCAGAATCTGTTGAGCGAACAGGTTTCGATTCGGGACATGCGCACGGTTATTGAAACACTGGCCGAACAGGCACCGGTGCAAACCGATCCCTATGAACTGACTACCGCGGTGCGTATTGCGCTGGGGCGGGCTATCACGCAACAGTGGTTCCCGGGCGATACGGAACTGCAGGTGATTGGCCTTGATAGTGCGCTGGAGCGTCTGTTGCTACAGGCGCTTCAGGGCGGCGGTGGACTGGAACCTGGATTGAGCGACAGATTGCTGGAGCAGGCAAAACAGGCATTACAACGACAGGAAATGCTGGGAGCACCGCCGGTGTTGCTGGTTAACCACGCACTGCGCGGATTATTGTCACGTTTTCTGCGCCGCAGTCTGCCGCAAATTGCGGTATTGTCGAACCTTGAGATCAGCGATAGCCGGCAGATCAGAATGACGTCGATGATTGGTGAGTCTTCCTGA
- the flhB gene encoding flagellar biosynthesis protein FlhB — protein sequence MADDSDLEKTEAPTPQRTEKAREEGQIPRSRELTSVLMLIAGLAILWGSGSGMAARLTDMMAKGLIFDHNFISDERLIISHVGSLIEQAVMALVPILFGLVLVALAAPVLLGGLIFSTKAISFDFGKMNPLSGLKRMFSTHVLAELFKAILKAVIVGCITFWFLKHNWNSMLHLVSEPLGSAIKDALNIAFLCCFWVILGLFPMVAFDVGWQIWSHIKRLRMSKQEIRDEYKEHEGDPHVKGRVRQQQRAMAQRRMMADVPKADVIVTNPTHYAVALKYDEKKMHAPKVLAKGADQIALRIRELGSEHRIPILEAPPLARALYRHTEIGHHIPTGLYAAVAEVLSWVYQLKRWKREGGLIPRKPKNLPVPDALDFSKEKTTDG from the coding sequence GTGGCAGACGATAGCGATCTGGAGAAAACAGAAGCTCCCACCCCCCAACGAACGGAAAAAGCTCGAGAAGAAGGTCAGATCCCCCGATCGCGAGAATTGACGTCGGTGCTTATGTTGATCGCCGGCCTGGCGATTTTGTGGGGCAGCGGCTCCGGCATGGCTGCCAGGTTGACGGATATGATGGCCAAAGGATTGATCTTTGACCATAACTTCATCAGTGATGAGCGGTTAATCATTTCCCATGTCGGCTCGCTGATCGAGCAGGCGGTGATGGCGCTTGTTCCCATCTTATTCGGTCTGGTGCTGGTTGCCCTGGCTGCGCCGGTATTGCTGGGGGGACTGATTTTTAGCACCAAGGCGATCAGCTTCGATTTTGGTAAAATGAATCCGCTATCGGGGTTGAAACGTATGTTTTCAACTCATGTATTGGCCGAATTATTTAAAGCCATCCTCAAAGCCGTCATTGTCGGCTGCATTACTTTCTGGTTTCTCAAGCACAACTGGAATAGCATGCTGCACCTTGTGTCAGAGCCATTGGGGAGCGCGATAAAAGATGCGCTGAACATTGCTTTCCTGTGCTGCTTTTGGGTGATTCTGGGGCTGTTTCCCATGGTGGCTTTTGACGTGGGCTGGCAGATATGGAGCCATATTAAGCGGCTGCGTATGAGCAAGCAGGAAATTCGCGACGAATACAAAGAACATGAAGGGGATCCGCATGTCAAAGGCCGTGTTCGTCAACAGCAGCGTGCGATGGCCCAGCGCCGAATGATGGCGGATGTGCCGAAAGCGGATGTGATTGTTACCAACCCGACCCACTATGCCGTTGCACTAAAGTATGATGAGAAAAAAATGCATGCGCCCAAGGTGCTGGCAAAAGGCGCCGATCAGATAGCGCTGCGCATTCGTGAACTGGGGTCAGAGCATCGTATCCCGATTCTGGAAGCACCACCGCTGGCGCGAGCCCTTTACCGCCATACTGAGATCGGGCATCACATTCCTACCGGACTATATGCGGCGGTTGCTGAAGTGCTTTCCTGGGTCTACCAGCTCAAGCGCTGGAAACGTGAAGGCGGTTTGATACCGCGTAAACCTAAAAACTTACCTGTGCCGGATGCACTGGATTTTTCTAAAGAGAAAACAACCGATGGCTAA
- the cheZ gene encoding protein phosphatase CheZ, giving the protein MNPHPMPINDHASATEIISRIGQLTRMLRDSLKELGLDQAITEAAEAIPDARDRLDYVVQMTAQAAERALSCVEAAQPRQNQLEEESKSLKVRWDQWFENPIELSEARELVTDTRNYLESVPDHTAFTNAQLLEIMMAQDFQDLTGQVIKRMMDVVQEIEKQLLMVLLENIPEKPSETRRANEGLLNGPQVDKTAAGIVSNQDQVDDLLDSLGF; this is encoded by the coding sequence ATGAATCCACATCCGATGCCCATTAACGATCATGCGTCTGCCACAGAGATTATTTCTCGTATCGGGCAATTGACACGCATGCTGCGTGACAGCCTGAAAGAGCTTGGTTTAGATCAGGCGATCACTGAAGCGGCGGAAGCGATTCCTGACGCTCGCGATCGTCTTGATTATGTAGTCCAGATGACCGCGCAGGCGGCAGAGCGTGCATTGAGTTGTGTTGAAGCAGCTCAACCGCGTCAGAATCAACTGGAAGAAGAGTCTAAATCCCTGAAGGTTCGCTGGGATCAGTGGTTTGAAAATCCGATTGAACTGTCGGAGGCGCGTGAGTTGGTTACCGATACGCGTAACTACCTCGAATCCGTCCCGGACCATACTGCGTTTACCAATGCGCAGTTGCTGGAAATCATGATGGCTCAGGATTTCCAGGATTTAACCGGACAAGTGATTAAGCGCATGATGGATGTTGTCCAGGAAATCGAAAAACAACTGCTGATGGTCTTGCTGGAAAACATTCCGGAAAAACCGTCTGAAACCCGTCGTGCGAATGAAGGCCTGCTTAATGGGCCCCAGGTTGATAAAACCGCTGCAGGTATTGTTTCTAACCAGGATCAGGTTGATGACCTGTTGGATAGCCTGGGTTTCTGA
- the cheY gene encoding chemotaxis response regulator CheY, which produces MADKELRFLVVDDFSTMRRIVRNLLKELGFNNVEEAEDGADALNKLRSGGFDFVISDWNMPNMDGLELLQAIRADGALSKLPVLMVTAEAKKENIIAAAQAGASGYVVKPFTAATLEEKLSKIFEKLGM; this is translated from the coding sequence ATGGCTGATAAAGAACTCAGATTTTTAGTAGTGGATGATTTTTCGACGATGCGTCGTATTGTTCGAAATCTACTAAAAGAGCTGGGCTTCAACAATGTGGAAGAAGCGGAAGATGGCGCTGATGCTCTGAACAAGCTCCGTTCGGGCGGTTTCGATTTTGTCATTTCTGACTGGAATATGCCTAATATGGACGGACTTGAGCTGTTACAGGCTATCCGTGCCGATGGTGCGCTTTCCAAGCTTCCCGTACTGATGGTAACCGCTGAGGCAAAGAAAGAGAATATTATTGCTGCAGCACAGGCTGGTGCCAGTGGTTATGTTGTTAAACCGTTTACTGCCGCTACGCTTGAAGAAAAACTGAGTAAGATTTTCGAAAAGCTTGGTATGTAA
- a CDS encoding protein-glutamate methylesterase/protein-glutamine glutaminase → MSKIKVLCVDDSALMRQIMTEIINSHPDMEVVATAPDPLVARDLIKKFNPQVLTLDVEMPRMDGLDFLEKLMRLRPMPVVMVSSLTGKGSEITLRALELGAIDFVTKPQLGIREGMLAYSELIAEKIRMAAKARLPQRNAAPAPTVLIPSTPLLSSEKLIAIGASTGGTEAIRHVLQPLPPTSPALLITQHMPPGFTKSFAERLNKLCQITVKEAEDGERVLPGHAYIAPGARHLELARSGANYQVKLHDGPPVNRHRPSVDVLFHSVAQYAGRNAVGVILTGMGNDGAAGMLELHKAGAYTIAQNEASCVVFGMPREAIALGGVDEVVDLHQVSQRMLAQVSAGQALRI, encoded by the coding sequence ATGAGCAAAATAAAAGTATTATGTGTTGATGATTCTGCGTTAATGCGTCAGATCATGACCGAAATCATTAATAGTCATCCCGATATGGAGGTGGTTGCCACTGCACCTGATCCTTTAGTGGCTCGTGATTTAATCAAGAAGTTCAATCCGCAGGTGTTGACGCTCGACGTGGAAATGCCGCGCATGGATGGCCTTGATTTTCTTGAAAAATTAATGCGACTCCGTCCGATGCCAGTGGTAATGGTGTCTTCGCTGACCGGCAAAGGTTCGGAAATTACTTTGCGGGCGCTTGAGCTCGGGGCGATCGATTTTGTGACCAAGCCTCAGTTAGGTATTCGCGAAGGAATGTTGGCATACAGTGAGCTGATTGCGGAAAAGATCCGTATGGCTGCCAAGGCACGTTTGCCCCAGCGCAACGCGGCGCCGGCGCCTACGGTGCTGATTCCCAGCACACCGTTGCTCAGTAGTGAAAAGCTGATCGCGATTGGCGCCTCAACCGGCGGCACCGAGGCGATCAGGCATGTCTTGCAGCCGTTGCCGCCGACCAGCCCGGCGTTGCTGATTACTCAGCATATGCCGCCGGGATTTACCAAATCTTTCGCTGAGCGGTTGAATAAACTGTGCCAGATTACAGTGAAAGAGGCCGAAGACGGTGAGCGTGTCCTGCCAGGGCATGCGTATATCGCGCCGGGTGCCCGCCACCTTGAACTGGCGCGTAGCGGTGCGAACTATCAGGTGAAATTGCATGATGGCCCGCCGGTTAATCGCCATCGTCCTTCTGTTGACGTACTGTTCCACTCTGTTGCACAGTACGCCGGGCGAAATGCGGTAGGAGTAATCCTAACCGGCATGGGAAATGATGGGGCCGCGGGAATGCTGGAGCTTCATAAAGCGGGAGCGTATACGATCGCGCAAAATGAAGCCAGCTGTGTGGTATTCGGTATGCCGCGAGAGGCTATTGCACTCGGTGGTGTCGATGAGGTGGTGGATTTGCACCAGGTGAGTCAGCGGATGCTGGCACAAGTTTCTGCCGGACAGGCATTACGTATATAG
- the cheR gene encoding protein-glutamate O-methyltransferase CheR — MKNTPSPNRSGSTSILSQMVERLPLSDVHFRRISQLIYQRAGIVLADHKREMVYNRLVRRLRLLGINDFGQYLALLESDPNSAEWQAFINALTTNLTAFFREAHHFPILAEHARKRPGGYSIWCTAASTGEEPYSLAMTLAEVYGDRASNCQIIASDIDTQVLEKASAGIYRQEDLRSLSPQQMQRFFLRGTGPHSGLVRVRPDLANMIHFQQVNLLAPEWSLPAPFDAIFCRNVMIYFDKETQERILRRFVPLLKPGGLLFAGHSENFSQISREFYLRGQTVYGLAKER; from the coding sequence ATGAAAAATACACCATCGCCAAATCGTTCAGGTTCTACATCTATTTTAAGTCAGATGGTTGAACGGTTGCCGCTGTCTGATGTTCATTTTCGAAGAATCAGCCAGCTTATCTATCAGCGTGCTGGCATCGTGCTGGCTGACCATAAACGTGAAATGGTCTATAACCGCCTGGTCAGACGGTTGCGCTTACTGGGAATCAACGATTTTGGCCAGTACCTTGCTTTGCTGGAGTCGGATCCGAACAGTGCTGAATGGCAGGCATTTATTAATGCGTTAACGACCAATCTGACCGCGTTTTTTCGTGAGGCACACCATTTCCCCATTCTTGCCGAGCACGCACGCAAGCGGCCTGGCGGATACAGCATCTGGTGTACTGCCGCGTCTACGGGAGAAGAACCCTATTCACTGGCGATGACCCTTGCTGAAGTCTATGGTGACCGTGCCAGTAACTGTCAGATCATAGCCAGCGATATTGATACACAGGTTTTAGAGAAAGCGTCTGCCGGCATTTACCGGCAGGAGGATCTGCGTTCGCTTTCTCCACAGCAGATGCAGCGTTTCTTTTTACGGGGAACCGGGCCGCACAGCGGGCTGGTCCGCGTGCGGCCGGATCTGGCGAACATGATACATTTTCAGCAAGTGAATCTGTTGGCTCCCGAGTGGTCTCTGCCAGCGCCTTTTGATGCGATTTTTTGTCGTAACGTAATGATTTATTTTGATAAAGAGACTCAAGAGCGCATTTTACGTCGTTTTGTTCCGCTGCTTAAACCGGGCGGATTATTGTTTGCCGGGCATTCAGAGAACTTCAGTCAGATCAGTCGGGAATTTTACCTGCGCGGGCAGACTGTTTATGGGCTGGCTAAGGAAAGATAA
- a CDS encoding methyl-accepting chemotaxis protein: MLNRVKVVTGLVIVLGLFIALQIISGGLFFNALKSDRDIFTTTRIINQQKSELESTWSYLLQTRNTLNRAGTRYAMDASGGASGGVSAKELIELAKKQLVIANTHFANYEKIPYTNQQDPAVAQVVKDNYTVLNSALSDLIVFISNGKLKEFFDQPTQSFQDKFEKAYYSYKESYDKVYANAVEENNSAYSTALWLLISVAILVVVMALLVWLGINRSLIQPLTNLIEHIRHMAKGDLTTRIDFHGTNEMGILADSLRHMQTEFFTTVSAVRQGAEAIYTGASEISAGNSDLSSRTEQQAAALEETAASMEQLTSTVKQNAENARQASQLALSASETAQKGGKVVDNVVKTMHNIAGSSQKIADITSVIDGIAFQTNILALNAAVEAARAGEQGRGFAVVAGEVRNLAQRSAQAAKEIKSLIEDSVNRVEEGSVLVESAGETMGEIVGAVTRVTDIMGEIASASEEQSRGIDQVGLAVTEMDRVTQQNASLVEESASAAHALEEQVRVLNQAVAVFRLSDNAMAGRPTAIASRAPVAKPVLLATSASAEKEQKARTSKTTENWETF, translated from the coding sequence ATGCTGAATCGTGTAAAAGTTGTTACCGGGCTCGTTATTGTTCTTGGACTATTCATTGCTCTTCAAATCATTTCTGGTGGGTTATTTTTTAATGCACTGAAGTCGGATAGAGATATCTTCACGACAACGCGAATTATTAATCAGCAGAAATCAGAACTGGAATCTACCTGGTCTTATTTATTGCAGACGCGCAACACGTTAAACCGTGCCGGAACGCGTTATGCCATGGACGCATCAGGCGGCGCTTCTGGCGGCGTGTCAGCCAAGGAACTGATTGAACTGGCGAAAAAACAGCTGGTTATCGCTAATACTCACTTCGCCAACTATGAAAAAATCCCTTATACCAATCAGCAGGATCCGGCTGTAGCTCAAGTGGTGAAAGATAATTACACCGTATTGAACAGCGCATTAAGTGATCTGATTGTTTTTATTTCCAATGGCAAGCTGAAGGAGTTTTTTGATCAGCCGACCCAAAGTTTCCAGGACAAGTTCGAGAAGGCCTATTATTCTTACAAAGAATCTTACGACAAAGTCTATGCCAATGCCGTGGAGGAAAATAATTCGGCTTATTCGACGGCATTATGGCTGCTGATATCGGTAGCGATACTGGTTGTCGTGATGGCGCTGCTCGTCTGGCTGGGTATCAACCGTTCGCTTATTCAGCCATTGACTAATCTTATCGAACATATCCGACATATGGCGAAAGGCGACCTGACTACCCGGATTGATTTCCATGGCACGAACGAAATGGGGATCCTGGCCGATAGCCTGCGTCACATGCAGACTGAGTTCTTTACGACGGTCAGCGCGGTTCGTCAGGGGGCAGAAGCCATTTATACCGGTGCATCGGAAATCAGCGCCGGCAATAGTGACTTGTCCTCAAGAACCGAACAGCAGGCTGCCGCGCTGGAGGAAACCGCAGCCAGCATGGAACAGTTGACATCCACCGTGAAGCAGAACGCCGAAAATGCGCGTCAGGCAAGTCAACTGGCGTTGAGCGCCTCTGAAACAGCGCAGAAAGGCGGTAAGGTTGTCGATAACGTGGTGAAAACCATGCATAACATTGCCGGTAGTTCGCAGAAGATTGCTGATATCACCAGCGTGATCGACGGTATCGCTTTTCAGACCAATATCCTGGCGCTGAACGCTGCTGTCGAAGCGGCCAGAGCCGGGGAGCAGGGAAGAGGCTTTGCTGTTGTGGCAGGAGAGGTACGTAATCTGGCACAACGAAGCGCTCAAGCGGCAAAAGAGATTAAATCTCTGATTGAGGATTCGGTAAATCGGGTTGAAGAAGGCTCTGTACTGGTTGAAAGTGCGGGTGAAACCATGGGCGAGATCGTTGGTGCCGTTACACGCGTTACTGACATCATGGGGGAAATTGCTTCGGCGTCTGAGGAGCAAAGCCGCGGTATCGATCAGGTTGGCCTGGCGGTAACCGAGATGGACCGAGTGACCCAACAGAATGCTTCGCTGGTGGAAGAGTCGGCTTCTGCGGCGCACGCGCTTGAAGAGCAGGTTCGGGTGCTGAATCAGGCGGTGGCCGTATTCCGGTTGTCAGACAACGCGATGGCTGGACGCCCAACTGCGATTGCCTCGCGGGCGCCGGTCGCGAAACCAGTTCTTCTGGCAACGTCGGCTTCTGCAGAAAAAGAGCAAAAGGCCAGAACCAGTAAAACCACCGAGAACTGGGAAACCTTTTAA